From a single Brassica oleracea var. oleracea cultivar TO1000 chromosome C5, BOL, whole genome shotgun sequence genomic region:
- the LOC106295054 gene encoding pentatricopeptide repeat-containing protein At1g15510, chloroplastic: protein MASSSQTPHFHLNPEKSKPFQRKSRNHRNVNFQWNFGIRKLILRKSQGLSVLSSSSSSTHFSNSQLHGLCANGKLEEAIKLVTSMRELRVSVDEDAFVALVRLCEWKRAHEEGSKVYDIAMGSMSSLGVELGNAFLAMFVRFGNLVDAWYVFGKMSERDLFSWNVLVGGYAKQGYFDEAMCLYHRMLWVGGVKPDVYTFPCVLRTCGGIPDLARGREVHVHVVRFGYELEIDVVNALITMYVKCGDVKSARLVFDRMPRRDLISWNAMISGYFENSMCCEGLELFFAMRGLSVDPDLMTMTSVISACELLGDGRLGRDIHAYVITSGFAVDMSVCNSLTQMYLYAGSWREAEKVFSRMGRKDIVSWTTMISGYEFNFLPGKAIDAYRMMDQDCVKPDEIAVAAVLSACATLGDLDTGVELHKLAIKTRLVSYVIVANNLINMYSKCKCIDKALDVFHNIPRKNVISWTSIIAGLRLNNRCFEALIFFRLMKMTLQPNAITLTAALAACARIGALMCGKEIHAHVLRTGVGLDDFLPNALLDMYVRCGRMNIAWNLFNSQKNDVSSWNILLTGYSERGEGSVVVELFDRMVMSRVRPDEITFISLLCGCSKSQMVKEGLIYFSRMEEYGVTPNLKHYACVVDLLGRAGELEEAHSFIQRMPVVPDPAVWGALLNACRIHRDIKLGELSAKRIFEVDKESVGYYILLCNLYADCNKWRDVARVRRMMKENGLTVDAGCSWVEVKGKVHAFLSDDKYHPQIKEINTVLERFYEKMSEVGITKTSSMGEAEISRDEIFCGHSERKAIAFGLINTVPGMPIWVTKNLSMCESCHDTVKFISKTVRREISVRDAEHFHHFRDGECSCGD from the coding sequence ATGGCGTCTTCATCTCAAACTCCTCACTTTCATCTCAACCCAGAAAAGTCGAAACCTTTCCAGAGAAAATCTCGTAACCATAGAAACGTCAACTTCCAGTGGAATTTCGGAATCCGAAAGCTCATCTTGAGAAAATCTCAAGGACTATCAGTTCTCAGCTCGAGTTCCAGCAGCACCCACTTCTCCAATTCCCAATTACACGGCCTCTGCGCGAACGGGAAGCTGGAGGAAGCCATAAAGCTCGTCACTTCGATGCGGGAGCTGCGTGTTTCGGTAGACGAAGACGCGTTCGTGGCCTTGGTGAGGCTGTGCGAGTGGAAGAGAGCGCACGAAGAAGGATCCAAGGTTTATGATATCGCTATGGGTTCAATGAGCAGCTTGGGCGTTGAGCTGGGTAACGCGTTTTTGGCTATGTTCGTGAGGTTTGGTAATTTGGTTGATGCCTGGTACGTGTTCGGTAAAATGTCTGAGAGAGACTTGTTTTCTTGGAACGTGTTGGTCGGTGGGTACGCGAAGCAAGGGTATTTCGACGAGGCGATGTGTTTGTATCATAGGATGTTGTGGGTTGGTGGTGTGAAGCCTGATGTCTATACGTTCCCTTGTGTGTTGAGAACCTGTGGGGGTATACCTGATCTAGCTAGAGGAAGAGAGGTTCATGTTCATGTGGTTAGGTTTGGGTATGAGTTGGAGATTGATGTGGTGAACGCTTTGATTACTATGTATGTGAAGTGTGGTGATGTGAAGAGTGCGAGGTTGGTTTTCGATAGAATGCCTAGAAGGGATTTGATCTCGTGGAATGCGATGATCTCTGGTTATTTTGAGAATAGCATGTGTTGTGAAGGTCTTGAGTTGTTTTTTGCTATGCGTGGGCTTTCTGTTGATCCGGATTTGATGACCATGACGAGTGTTATCTCTGCTTGTGAGCTACTTGGAGATGGGAGGTTAGGGAGGGATATTCATGCTTATGTGATAACCTCAGGTTTTGCTGTTGATATGTCTGTCTGCAACTCGTTAACTCAGATGTACTTATACGCTGGGTCGTGGCGTGAAGCTGAAAAGGTTTTTAGTAGGATGGGGCGCAAAGACATTGTGTCATGGACCACTATGATTTCAGGCTATGAGTTTAACTTTCTTCCCGGAAAGGCCATAGACGCTTACAGAATGATGGATCAAGATTGTGTGAAGCCAGATGAGATAGCAGTCGCTGCTGTTCTATCTGCTTGCGCTACTCTAGGTGATCTTGACACAGGTGTTGAGCTCCATAAGCTTGCGATTAAGACGAGGCTAGTATCCTACGTGATTGTTGCAAACAATCTCATTAATATGTACTCAAAGTGCAAATGCATCGACAAGGCCTTGGACGTCTTTCACAACATCCCACGCAAGAACGTCATATCTTGGACATCGATCATTGCAGGGCTCCGACTCAACAACCGGTGCTTTGAGGCGTTGATATTCTTCCGGCTAATGAAAATGACGCTGCAGCCAAATGCAATAACTTTGACAGCTGCATTAGCAGCTTGTGCTAGAATAGGAGCTCTGATGTGTGGGAAAGAGATTCATGCTCATGTGCTGAGAACAGGAGTGGGGCTTGATGATTTTCTTCCAAACGCACTCTTAGACATGTATGTACGGTGCGGGAGAATGAACATCGCTTGGAATCTGTTCAACTCCCAGAAAAACGATGTCTCATCATGGAACATTCTCCTAACCGGATATTCAGAAAGGGGTGAAGGCTCGGTGGTGGTGGAGTTATTCGACAGAATGGTTATGTCCAGAGTAAGACCAGACGAGATTACATTCATCTCACTGTTATGCGGCTGTAGCAAATCACAAATGGTCAAAGAAGGTTTGATATACTTTAGCAGAATGGAGGAGTATGGTGTGACCCCAAACTTGAAGCACTATGCTTGCGTGGTTGATTTGCTTGGCCGTGCAGGCGAGCTAGAAGAAGCGCACAGCTTTATACAGAGAATGCCAGTTGTACCAGATCCAGCGGTATGGGGAGCCTTGCTTAACGCCTGCAGGATTCACCGTGACATTAAACTCGGTGAGCTATCAGCAAAACGTATATTTGAGGTGGACAAAGAGAGTGTTGGCTATTACATTCTGTTATGTAATCTCTATGCTGACTGTAACAAATGGAGGGACGTTGCGAGAGTGAGAAGAATGATGAAAGAGAACGGGCTAACGGTTGATGCAGGTTGCAGTTGGGTAGAAGTAAAGGGTAAAGTCCACGCGTTTCTCAGCGATGACAAGTACCATCCTCAAATAAAAGAGATCAACACTGTTTTAGAGAGGTTCTACGAGAAAATGAGTGAAGTTGGGATTACTAAAACAAGTTCTATGGGTGAGGCTGAGATTTCGAGAGATGAGATATTCTGTGGACACAGCGAGAGAAAGGCAATTGCTTTTGGTCTGATCAACACGGTCCCAGGAATGCCGATTTGGGTGACAAAGAATCTCAGTATGTGCGAGAGTTGCCATGATACAGTGAAGTTCATCTCCAAAACAGTAAGAAGAGAGATCTCTGTTAGAGACGCTGAGCATTTCCACCACTTTAGAGATGGAGAATGTTCATGTGGAGATTAG
- the LOC106295053 gene encoding ABC transporter G family member 40, which produces MEGTSFQKASNSLRRDSSAWKRDSGMEIFSRSSREEDDEEALKWAALEKLPTFDRLRKGILTASHGINQIDIEKLGFQDTKKLLERLIKVGDDEHEKLLWKLKNRIDRVGIDLPTIEVRFDHLKVEAEVHVGGRALPTFVNFISNFADKLLNSLHLLPNRKKKFTILNDVSGIVKPGRMALLLGPPSSGKTTLLLALAGKLDHELKETGRVTYNGHGMNEFVPQRAAAYIGQNDVHIGEMTVRETFAYAARFQGVGSRYDMLTELARREKEANIKPDPDIDVFMKATSTTGEETNVMTDYILKILGLEVCADTMVGDDMLRGISGGQKKRVTTGEMLVGPSRALFMDEISTGLDSSTTYQIVNSLRNYVHIFNGTALISLLQPAPETFDLFDDIFLIAEGEIIYEGPREHVVEFFETMGFKCPPRKGVADFLQEVTSKKDQMQYWARPDEPYRFIRVREFAEAFQSFHVGRRMGDELAVPFDKKKSHPAALTTKKYGVGIKELVNTSFSREYLLMKRNSFVYYFKFGQLLVMAFATMTLFFRTEMQKKTVVDGSLYTGALFFILMMLMFNGMSELSMTIAKLPVFYKQRDLLFYPAWVYSLPPWLLKIPISFIEAALTAFITYYVIGFDPNIGRLFKQYILLVLMNQMASALFKMVAALGRNMIVANTFGAFAMLVFFALGGVVLSKDDIKKWWIWGYWISPIMYGQNAIVANEFFGHSWSRAVPNSSDTLGVTVLKSRGFLPHAYWYWIGTGALLGYVVLFNFGFTLALTYLNSLGKPQAVLTEEPASNETELLVVEANANKKKGMVLPFEPHSITFDNVIYSVDMPQEMIEQGTQEDRLVLLKGVNGAFRPGVLTALMGVSGAGKTTLMDVLAGRKTGGYIDGNITISGYPKNQQTFARISGYCEQTDIHSPHVTVYESLVYSAWLRLPKEVDSNTRKMFIDEVMDLVELTPLRQALVGLPGESGLSTEQRKRLTIAVELVANPSIIFMDEPTSGLDARAAAIVMRTVRNTVDTGRTVVCTIHQPSIDIFEAFDELFLLKRGGEEIYVGPLGHESSHLINYFESIQGISKITEGYNPATWMLEVSTTSQEAALGVDFAQLYKNSELYTRNKDLIKELSQPAPGSKDLYFPTQYSQSFWTQCMASLWKQHWSYWRNPPYTAVRFLFTIGIALMFGTMFWDLGGKTRTQQDLSNAMGSMYTAVLFLGLQNAASVQPVVNVERTVFYREQAAGMYSAMPYAFAQVFIEMPYVLVQAVVYGLIVYAMIGFEWTAAKFFWYLFFMYGSFLTFTFYGMMAVAMTPNHHIASVVSSAFYGIWNLFSGFLIPRPSMPVWWEWYYWLCPVSWTLYGLITSQFGDITEPMADGTSVKQFIKDFYGFREGFLGVVAAMNVIFPLAFAIIFAIGIKSFNFQKR; this is translated from the exons ATGGAAGGAACTAGTTTTCAGAAAGCGAGTAACAGTTTGAGAAGAGACTCCTCTGCGTGGAAGAGAGATTCAGGAATGGAGATTTTCTCCAGGTCTTCTAGAGAAGAAGACGATGAAGAAGCTTTGAAATGGGCTGCTCTTGAGAAGCTCCCTACCTTTGACCGTCTCAGGAAAGGAATCCTCACTGCCTCTCATGGCATCAACCAGATCGACATTGAGAAGCTTGGATTCCAAGATACCAAGAAACTGCTCGAGAGGCTTATCAAAGTCGGTGACGACGAGCATGAGAAGCTCCTCTGGAAACTCAAGAACCGTATCGACAG GGTTGGAATAGATCTTCCGACAATAGAAGTACGGTTTGATCATCTAAAAGTTGAAGCAGAGGTTCATGTCGGTGGCAGAGCTTTACCCACGTTCGTTAATTTCATATCCAACTTTGCAGAT AAGCTCCTGAACTCTCTGCACCTCCTTCCCAACCGGAAGAAGAAGTTCACTATACTCAATGACGTCAGTGGAATCGTTAAGCCCGGCAG GATGGCTCTGCTTTTGGGTCCTCCAAGTTCTGGCAAAACGACCCTTTTGCTTGCCTTGGCGGGAAAGCTTGACCACGAACTAAAG GAAACTGGAAGAGTGACATACAATGGTCATGGAATGAATGAGTTTGTGCCACAAAGAGCAGCTGCATATATAGGTCAAAACGATGTTCACATCGGCGAAATGACAGTTCGTGAGACTTTTGCTTACGCAGCTCGCTTCCAAGGTGTTGGTTCACGTTATG ATATGTTGACGGAGTTGGCAAGAAGGGAGAAGGAAGCAAACATCAAACCTGATCCTGATATTGATGTCTTCATGAAGGCGACATCAACAACAGGTGAAGAAACAAATGTGATGACAGATTACATCCTTAAG ATCTTAGGGCTTGAAGTCTGCGCAGACACAATGGTCGGTGATGATATGTTGAGAGGTATCTCCGGAGGACAAAAGAAGCGTGTCACAACTGGTGAGATGCTGGTCGGACCGTCTAGGGCTTTGTTCATGGACGAGATATCCACTGGTTTAGACAGCTCAACGACGTACCAGATAGTGAACTCTCTCAGAAACTATGTTCACATCTTCAACGGGACAGCTCTGATCTCTCTGCTTCAGCCTGCCCCCGAGACATTCGATCTCTTCGATGATATTTTCCTCATTGCGGAAGGTGAGATCATCTACGAGGGCCCACGTGAGCATGTGGTGGAGTTCTTTGAGACCATGGGATTCAAATGCCCTCCAAGAAAAGGTGTCGCTGATTTTCTTCAAGAAGTGACGTCAAAGAAAGACCAAATGCAGTACTGGGCACGACCTGATGAGCCTTACAGGTTCATAAGAGTGAGGGAGTTCGCAGAGGCGTTTCAATCGTTCCATGTTGGGAGGAGAATGGGAGATGAGCTTGCCGTGCCGTTTGACAAGAAGAAGAGCCATCCAGCTGCTCTAACCACCAAGAAGTATGGAGTTGGTATCAAAGAACTTGTCAACACAAGCTTCTCCAGAGAGTATCTACTCATGAAAAGAAACTCATTTGTTTACTACTTCAAGTTCGGACAA CTGCTGGTGATGGCATTTGCGACAATGACTCTGTTCTTTAGGACAGAGATGCAAAAGAAGACTGTAGTAGATGGGAGTCTCTACACAGGAGCCTTGTTCTTCATCCTTATGATGCTCATGTTCAATGGAATGTCTGAACTTTCAATGACCATTGCAAAACTTCCTGTGTTTTACAAACAAAGAGACCTACTCTTCTACCCTGCATGGGTTTACTCTCTGCCTCCTTGGCTTCTCAAGATCCCTATAAGCTTCATCGAAGCCGCTCTCACAGCATTCATCACTTACTATGTCATCGGCTTTGACCCCAACATTGGAAG GTTGTTTAAGCAGTATATTCTACTCGTGCTCATGAACCAGATGGCTTCAGCATTGTTTAAGATGGTGGCAGCATTGGGAAGAAACATGATCGTTGCAAACACATTTGGTGCGTTTGCGATGCTCGTCTTCTTTGCCTTGGGTGGTGTGGTACTTTCAAAAG ATGATATTAAGAAGTGGTGGATTTGGGGTTACTGGATCTCACCAATCATGTACGGACAGAACGCTATTGTGGCCAACGAGTTCTTCGGACACAGCTGGAGTCGA GCTGTTCCAAACTCAAGTGATACACTTGGAGTTACTGTCCTAAAGTCACGTGGTTTCTTACCACATGCATACTGGTACTGGATTGGAACTGGAGCCTTACTCGGATACGTGGTGCTATTTAACTTTGGCTTCACGCTAGCTCTAACATATCTCAACT CCTTGGGAAAGCCTCAAGCTGTTTTAACGGAAGAGCCTGCAAGTAACGAGACAGAACTTCTCGTGGTTGAAGCAAATGCTAATAAGAAAAAAGGAATGGTGCTTCCATTTGAGCCGCATTCAATAACCTTCGACAATGTTATATACTCAGTTGACATGCCTCAG GAAATGATAGAGCAAGGAACACAAGAAGACAGACTTGTCTTGTTGAAAGGTGTGAATGGTGCATTCAGGCCTGGCGTGCTTACAGCTCTCATGGGTGTCTCTGGCGCTGGCAAAACAACTCTGATGGATGTTCTTGCCGGAAGGAAAACCGGTGGTTACATTGATGGCAACATCACTATCTCCGGTTACCCTAAGAACCAACAAACATTTGCACGTATCTCAGGATACTGCGAACAAACCGATATCCATTCCCCACATGTTACGGTCTACGAGTCCTTGGTTTACTCAGCTTGGTTACGGTTACCTAAAGAAGTTGATTCAAACACAAGAAAG ATGTTCATAGATGAAGTTATGGATCTGGTGGAGCTAACGCCCCTGAGGCAAGCACTAGTGGGACTACCTGGTGAGAGCGGTTTGTCAACGGAGCAAAGAAAGAGACTGACCATCGCTGTGGAGCTGGTTGCAAACCCTTCCATCATCTTCATGGATGAACCTACTTCCGGATTGGATGCACGAGCTGCTGCCATCGTTATGAGAACCGTGAGGAACACGGTGGATACAGGGAGAACAGTCGTCTGCACCATCCACCAGCCTAGCATAGACATTTTTGAAGCCTTTGATGAG TTGTTCCTGCTGAAGCGTGGAGGTGAAGAGATCTACGTTGGACCTCTTGGACATGAATCAAGCCATTTGATCAACTACTTTGAG AGTATTCAAGGAATCAGCAAGATCACAGAGGGTTACAACCCAGCAACGTGGATGCTTGAAGTTTCAACCACTTCTCAAGAAGCTGCTTTAGGAGTTGACTTCGCCCAACTCTACAAGAACTCAGAACTTTACAC GAGAAACAAGGATCTTATCAAGGAGCTAAGCCAACCAGCTCCAGGGTCAAAAGACTTATACTTCCCCACACAATACTCACAATCATTCTGGACACAATGCATGGCTTCTCTATGGAAACAACACTGGTCCTACTGGAGAAACCCTCCTTACACCGCCGTCAGATTCCTCTTCACAATCGGTATCGCTCTCATGTTCGGCACAATGTTCTGGGACCTCGGAGGCAAAAC GAGAACGCAACAAGATTTATCAAACGCTATGGGCTCGATGTACACAGCTGTTCTCTTCCTCGGACTACAAAACGCTGCTTCAGTTCAACCTGTCGTCAACGTCGAGAGAACAGTCTTTTACCGAGAACAAGCCGCTGGAATGTACTCCGCCATGCCGTATGCTTTCGCTCAGGTGTTCATAGAGATGCCTTACGTTCTTGTGCAAGCTGTGGTGTACGGTCTCATAGTGTATGCGATGATAGGGTTCGAGTGGACCGCTGCTAAGTTCTTTTGGTACCTCTTCTTTATGTATGGATCGTTCTTGACTTTCACCTTTTACGGTATGATGGCTGTTGCTATGACTCCTAACCACCACATCGCCTCCGTCGTCTCATCCGCCTTCTACGGCATATGGAATCTCTTCTCCGGCTTCCTCATCCCTCGTCCG AGTATGCCGGTTTGGTGGGAGTGGTACTACTGGCTTTGCCCTGTTTCATGGACACTGTATGGATTAATCACATCACAGTTCGGTGATATTACTGAACCGATGGCAGATGGTACGAGCGTGAAGCAATTTATCAAAGATTTCTATGGATTCAGAGAAGGTTTCTTGGGAGTGGTTGCTGCCATGAACGTTATCTTTCCATTGGCCTTTGCTATCATCTTTGCTATTGGAATCAAGAGTTTCAACTTCCAAAAGAGATAG
- the LOC106294106 gene encoding probable 2-oxoglutarate-dependent dioxygenase AOP1: protein MGGNETQDLPVINLSDKNMKPGTELWNSTRNSVREAMEHHGWFVAEYNSFPAELHKSVLEASKELLDLPPEVKVKNENHKAGHGYITMSSDDQPVHEGLGIDQANDIQQCRRFSSLMWPDHHNNDRFCETVNAYAKMQAELEQLVIRMLFESYNLERYTEKHIRGSRYLLRLLKYRRLPNGEPNRKFISHTDKSFISILHQNHITGLMLKSEKEDVWYPFIPSPTKFAVIAGDAIMAWSNDRIKSCYHKVEMESVEMRYSFGFFSFQENMISTPEVMVDKDHPLAYKPFHHDGLLAFYETVEVHLKAHRTMTKAYCGIQQAHEPNHNHTQT from the exons ATGGGTGGGAATGAAACTCAAGACCTTCCGGTCATCAACCTCTCCGACAAGAACATGAAACCGGGAACAGAGCTCTGGAACTCGACGAGAAACAGCGTCCGTGAAGCCATGGAACACCATGGTTGGTTCGTGGCCGAGTACAACAGCTTTCCAGCAGAACTCCACAAGTCAGTTCTAGAGGCTTCCAAGGAACTACTTGATCTTCCTCCCGAAGTTAAGGTAAAGAACGAGAACCACAAGGCTGGACACGGCTACATAACCATGAGCTCCGATGATCAGCCCGTTCATGAAGGTCTTGGTATCGACCAAGCCAACGATATCCAACAGTGCCGCCGATTCTCCAGTCTCATGTGGCCTGATCATCATAACAATGACCGTTTCTG TGAAACTGTTAACGCATATGCGAAAATGCAAGCGGAGCTGGAGCAACTGGTGATAAGGATGCTCTTTGAAAGCTATAACCTAGAGAGGTATACAGAGAAACACATAAGAGGATCACGTTACCTTCTTAGGTTGCTGAAATACAGAAGACTCCCTAATGGAGAGCCCAACAGGAAGTTCATTTCTCATACGGACAAGAGCTTCATCTCCATTCTCCATCAGAACCACATCACTGGACTCATGTTGAAATCCGAGAAAGAGGACGTTTGGTATCCTTTTATCCCTTCACCAACCAAGTTTGCTGTTATAGCAGGCGACGCCATCATG GCGTGGAGCAACGACAGAATCAAATCGTGTTACCACAAGGTGGAGATGGAGAGCGTGGAAATGAGGTATTCATTTGGTTTCTTCTCGTTCCAAGAAAACATGATATCGACACCAGAGGTGATGGTGGACAAGGACCATCCTTTAGCATACAAACCCTTTCACCATGACGGACTTCTCGCTTTCTACGAAACAGTGGAGGTTCATCTCAAGGCACACCGTACCATGACCAAGGCCTATTGTGGTATCCAACAAGCGCATGAACCAAACCACAATCATACACAAACCTGA
- the LOC106344396 gene encoding uncharacterized protein LOC106344396, whose protein sequence is MANIEKLQFLTLKITGENYVGWVTNVKPYLVMKKITETIVIGNKSPPEHIAEAIIFLKKHLDENLKHDYANVEDPAELWQTLKERFDNQRQINLPHALEEWKNLRFQDFQKVEDYNSAVLRIVTLLKKCGYTKFSELMVALMLAEKNNELLIKNHNFRPTGAKAFPEVNATAVENSERRNQINRGYGRHFNNKRGKLTIPNGRDLTSGLDPNKFLRKWIRMLMKQNPRNGFVKYAYQIVEQRTLF, encoded by the exons ATGGCAAACATCGAGAAACTCCAGTTCCTGACCCTAAAAATAACTGGCGAAAATTACGTCGGGTGGGTCACAAACGTGAAACCATATCTGGTGATGAAAAAGATAACCGAAACAATTGTAATCGGTAACAAATCACCACCCGAGCATATAGCCGAAGCGATAATCTTCCTAAAGAAGCATTTAGATGAAAATCTAAAGCACGACTATGCAAACGTCGAGGACCCAGCTGAACTGTGGCAAACTTTAAAAGAAAGGTTCGATAACCAGAGACAAATCAACCTCCCTCACGCTCTAGAAGAGTGGAAAAATCTGAGGTTCCAAGATTTTCAAAAGGTTGAGGATTACAATTCCGCTGTCCTGAGGATAGTTACACTCCTGAA AAAATGCGGATACACGAAATTTTCTGAATTGATGGTTGCGCTCATGTTGGCTGAAAAGAACAATGAGCTCTTAATCAAAAACCACAATTTTCGACCTACGGGAGCCAAAGCATTCCCTGAAGTGAATGCTACGGCGGTAGAAAATTCAGAAAGAAGGAACCAGATCAACCGAGGTTATGGTCGCCATTTCAATAATAAACGTGGAAAACTTACAATCCCAAATGGAAGGGATCTAACAAGTGGGTTAGATCCGAACAAGTTTCTAAGG AAATGGATCAGAATGCTAATGAAGCAAAATCCAAGAAACGGATTCGTGAAATATGCATACCAGATAGTGGAACAACGCACACTATTCTGA
- the LOC106293027 gene encoding gibberellin 3-beta-dioxygenase 1 — MPTMLTDVFRGHPIHLPHSHQPDFTSLSELPDSYTWTPKDDPLLDAAPSPPAASENIPLIDLNHPDAANQIGSACRTWGAFQIANHGVPLELLQGIEFLTGSLFQLPVHRKLKAARSETGFSGYGVARISSFFNKQMWSEGFTITGSPLNDFRKLWPQHHLNNYCDIVEEYEEQMQKLASKLMWLSLTSLGVSEEDIKWASANSDSDWAQSALQLNHYPVCPEPDRAMGLAAHTDSTLLTILHQNNTAGLQVFRDDLGWVTVPPVPGSLVVNVGDLFHILSNGLFKSVLHRARVNQTRSRLSVAFLWGPQSDIKISPVPKLVSPVGSPLYRSVTWTEYLRTKATHFNEALSMIRNHIDE, encoded by the exons ATGCCTACAATGTTAACAGACGTCTTTCGAGGCCATCCGATCCACCTCCCACACTCTCACCAACCTGACTTCACATCCCTCAGTGAGCTCCCTGATTCTTACACATGGACCCCCAAAGACGATCCCCTCTTGGACGCCGCTCCTTCCCCTCCGGCCGCAAGTGAAAACATCCCTCTCATTGACCTGAACCACCCCGACGCGGCCAACCAAATCGGCAGCGCATGTAGAACTTGGGGTGCGTTCCAGATCGCAAACCACGGCGTGCCTTTGGAACTTCTCCAAGGCATTGAGTTTCTCACAGGCAGTCTTTTTCAGCTACCTGTCCACCGCAAGCTTAAGGCGGCTCGGTCGGAGACAGGTTTCTCTGGCTACGGCGTCGCTCGTATCTCATCTTTCTTCAATAAGCAAATGTGGTCCGAAGGTTTTACCATCACCGGCTCCCCTCTCAACGACTTCCGTAAACTTTGGCCCCAACATCACCTTAACAACTACTG CGACATCGTTGAAGAGTACGAGGAACAAATGCAAAAGTTGGCATCCAAGTTGATGTGGTTATCACTAACTTCACTTGGAGTCAGCGAAGAAGACATTAAATGGGCCAGTGCCAATTCAGATTCAGACTGGGCCCAATCCGCGCTCCAGCTAAATCACTATCCGGTTTGTCCTGAACCGGACCGGGCCATGGGTCTAGCTGCCCATACCGACTCCACCCTCCTAACCATTCTCCACCAGAACAATACCGCAGGTCTCCAAGTATTCCGTGATGATCTAGGTTGGGTAACCGTGCCACCGGTTCCAGGCTCTCTCGTGGTCAACGTCGGTGATCTCTTCCACATCTTATCCAATGGACTGTTTAAAAGCGTGCTACACCGTGCTCGGGTTAACCAAACCAGATCCAGGTTGTCGGTAGCTTTCCTTTGGGGTCCACAATCTGATATCAAGATATCACCTGTACCAAAACTGGTTAGTCCTGTTGGATCGCCACTATACCGATCGGTCACATGGACAGAGTATCTTCGAACAAAAGCTACTCACTTCAATGAAGCTCTTTCGATGATTAGAAATCACATAGATGAATAA